Proteins from a single region of Mucilaginibacter daejeonensis:
- a CDS encoding DUF481 domain-containing protein — protein MHIRYILIIALLFCGRVALAQLNDTVHYHVTFNASGSANRTRDGNSYLLNNGLRFEMKKKTISLNASNSWVYGKADRSLTNNDYSSSVDFNLYKAIPHAYYWGLANYNTSYSLKINSQLLTGLGVAYSIYDRPNAYLNVSDGVLYDLSDINTSDTTREVYHTYRNSLRVQFHFVIRDLVTLDSGNFIQNSFTRKGDYILRTSFALGFKLSNWLSLNSSLAYNKIARTDSENLLLTYGLKFEKFF, from the coding sequence ATGCATATACGCTATATCCTGATCATTGCATTGCTTTTTTGCGGCCGGGTGGCGTTGGCTCAACTCAATGATACGGTTCACTATCATGTCACCTTCAATGCGTCGGGATCCGCCAACCGAACGCGCGATGGGAATTCTTACCTGCTCAACAATGGCCTTCGTTTCGAGATGAAGAAGAAAACCATTAGCCTTAATGCCAGCAATAGCTGGGTATACGGTAAAGCCGACAGGTCGCTCACCAACAATGACTACTCCTCATCCGTCGACTTCAATTTGTACAAAGCCATACCGCACGCCTACTACTGGGGTTTGGCCAATTATAATACCAGCTACTCGCTTAAGATCAACAGCCAATTACTGACCGGGCTTGGCGTGGCTTACAGCATTTACGACCGGCCTAATGCCTACCTGAATGTGAGCGATGGGGTACTATATGACCTGAGCGACATCAACACCTCCGATACCACCCGCGAGGTTTACCACACTTACCGCAACTCGCTAAGGGTACAGTTCCACTTTGTGATCCGTGACCTGGTCACATTGGATAGTGGTAACTTTATCCAGAACTCCTTTACCCGCAAAGGCGATTACATCTTGCGTACCAGCTTTGCCCTGGGCTTCAAGCTTAGCAATTGGCTAAGCCTGAACAGCTCATTAGCCTACAACAAGATCGCCCGTACTGACAGCGAGAACCTCCTGCTGACCTATGGTCTTAAGTTTGAAAAGTTCTTTTGA
- a CDS encoding VOC family protein, producing MSDYQIPAHTRIGHVHLKVSDLQRSLDFYCGLLGFELMMKYGTQAAFISAGGYHHHIGLNTWHSLGSDPAPDRYPGLYHTAILYPERRDLAAIMQRLIDEKYPQITGASDHGVSEAIYLNDPDLNGVELYWDRPKEQWPVDEKGELTMYTKRLDIDGLLNEL from the coding sequence ATGAGCGATTATCAAATACCTGCACATACCCGCATAGGCCATGTGCACCTCAAAGTAAGCGACCTGCAACGTTCTCTTGATTTTTACTGCGGCCTGTTAGGCTTTGAACTGATGATGAAGTATGGCACTCAGGCGGCCTTCATCTCTGCCGGTGGCTATCACCATCACATTGGTTTGAACACTTGGCACAGCCTCGGCTCCGACCCTGCTCCCGACCGCTACCCCGGGCTTTACCACACGGCTATCCTCTACCCCGAGCGCCGCGACCTTGCCGCCATTATGCAACGGCTGATCGATGAGAAGTATCCGCAGATCACCGGCGCATCTGACCATGGTGTATCTGAGGCCATTTACCTGAACGACCCTGACCTGAACGGGGTGGAACTTTACTGGGACCGCCCCAAAGAGCAGTGGCCAGTAGACGAAAAAGGCGAGCTGACCATGTACACCAAGCGTTTGGATATCGATGGCTTGCTAAACGAACTTTAA
- the yihA gene encoding ribosome biogenesis GTP-binding protein YihA/YsxC: MNVRSAEFICSNTQISKLPPPEKPEYAFIGRSNVGKSSLINMLTAKKGLAKTSQTPGKTQLINHFYINEEWYLVDLPGYGYARISKSKKEDWNKFIRTYLDKRESLQCVLVLIDSRLEPQKIDLEFCNWLGSKGLPFVLIFTKADKQSNVKTDQNVAKFKKALKASFEEIPQYFITSSENKLGRDEVLNFIDEVNKGFVKNW; encoded by the coding sequence ATGAATGTAAGATCTGCCGAGTTCATATGCAGTAATACACAGATTTCCAAACTGCCGCCACCCGAAAAGCCGGAATACGCTTTCATTGGCAGATCCAATGTAGGGAAATCGTCTCTCATTAATATGCTCACTGCCAAAAAGGGTTTAGCTAAAACATCGCAAACCCCTGGTAAAACGCAACTTATCAATCACTTTTATATTAACGAAGAGTGGTATTTGGTCGATCTTCCTGGCTATGGTTATGCCCGCATCTCTAAAAGCAAAAAGGAGGATTGGAACAAGTTCATCCGCACTTACCTGGATAAGCGTGAGAGTTTGCAGTGCGTGCTGGTGCTGATCGATAGTCGCCTGGAACCACAAAAGATAGACCTGGAGTTCTGCAACTGGTTAGGGAGCAAAGGGCTGCCCTTCGTATTGATCTTCACTAAGGCCGATAAGCAGTCGAACGTGAAGACCGACCAGAACGTAGCCAAATTCAAGAAAGCCTTGAAGGCCTCGTTCGAGGAAATACCGCAATACTTTATCACTTCCTCAGAAAATAAACTGGGACGCGATGAGGTGTTGAATTTTATTGACGAAGTGAACAAGGGCTTTGTGAAGAACTGGTAA